CATTTGTCCTTGTGGTTGTAGATATTTATGGATAGAGTAGCTATGTTGGACATTCTGTTGCTATAACAACATCTACTGGCACAGTTGAAGTTTACCTGACGTTGTTACATACATCATTGTGTCACATGTGACCACAGACAGTATActtttatatacagtctatggatGTGACCAAGCAAATATTGTCAAGCATCTTTATCCATCCTCTGATTTAACTATTATCCGTGGCACTCCACTTCTCATAGCTCTTTTGAGGTTAGCAAGATTGTGTGAGTTGTTTGAGGTATTATTTTTTAACGCTAACCAAGCTAGCCATTCTCATAGCTTCCTGAAGCTAATGTGTTGCTAACATAACATTCGAGCCTCGGTAACAATTAAATTACTGTTGGAATATCTTTCAtgtagttttacttttgtgaGTGTATGTTTACTAGATGAATTACTATTTTTTCCTGGCATGAAGAACAATGTAACAAATTGCATCTCTTACgtatctcttcttttttttgtaaccTCTATCGTTGAGTctgttgtgttttataataatgCTCATTATTGCTTCCAGTATGTGTTCAGCGCTCCGCAGGacagaataatatttatttagttatacaACATCTAATTtccttgtttcttttattctctttttttcacattttgattatatattatattattatttatatatatatatatatatatatatacaggacatTATAACCCCTGAATGTCCTGAATTACCAGCTAGGCCAATTTAGACTCGAATGTAAATTTAAATTTGAGAGAAATAGATGGCGGGTCAGTTCCAACTCCCTTGGGGTGTaaacagtgtttgtttacaaaaataACATGTAGCCCTGAAGAGATGTCACCCAATTCAGATAAAGACAGTAATGTTGGGTAAATGAGTATGTGCTATTCAATTATAATGAATAAACTAGACTGATGTGTCTCTTCTCACTCAAATGTTAAAATTAAGTGAAAATGCTGATGGCACCTTCCTGGATGGATGCCTCCAGCTGTAAGTCTTATCTTTTTTTGCTCTTTCATTACCAGCGTTACAACCCCCCACTCTGAACACATTAACCCTGATATCTGATTTCACATTCCAGATCTAGGAACACATGGCTTCAGGTTAGTATGAAAAGTTTCATCCTATTTCATTTAATTGCTCACTTATTTATGCTGCCTATCACTTCTTACTTCTTGTCAAATAATTGGGACTATACTAAATTGGCATccacctgaaaaacaaaacaattaacacTTAATATCTGCTGCACATCAGCATCAAAGGACTTACTGGAAGTGCATTTTCCAGCTCGTGTCCAAATCTTTCACCATGCTGACAGAGGTGGAGGGTACAGTCAGATTCAGGGGGAAAGTCCCTCCCTGTCAGCGGCCTCTGTATTGGCTGGAGCAGCATCAGATGCAGGCGAGCTGTCAGCCAATCAATGGAGGCGCAGATGCAGGCAGCGGAGACTGCTTTACAAGCCGGTTAACGGagggggacagacagacagacagagaaccGGAGAGTCTGCAGTCAGAATCGGCGTCTAATCTGCAAAAATCATGGAAATGGAGAAGAAAACCACAGATTTCTcaggaaaatggaaaatgaagaCTTCGGAAAATTTCGAGGAACTTTTGAAAGCTCTGGGTAAGAAATTAATTTGAGGCATTTTATAAagcagattatttatttaatttgtttaaacaTCCCCAATAAATTTGTTTATGTGCAGAGGTGTAGCGTAGACCCactcagatattttacataaatgAAAGTCTTAAttccacagtgtagaaatactctgttacaagaaaaagtcttgcattcaaaaaatttaagtaaaagtattagcatcaaaatataccaAAAGCACTAAGTAGCAAGTACTCATTCTGGTCAAAGGCCCATTTCAGAAATATATAGGcctattatattattggattataattattgatgcattaatgtgtttcttactttaatgttgcagctggtaaaggaggagtttatattttataaactgcagggtagcttgtgaattacACCAAGGGATCAACAAactttatcttaacctataatgaTACGtgatacattatttattgattagaTTTTCTATTATTATCTGAATCCGTAAGGTAACTAAAttgacaaataaatgtgttggaGTAAAAGGTACAGTATTTGCCTCTGaactgtagtggagtataagtaTGAAGTAGCTGGAAATGAGAAAGTAGATTACCAGTAGgctacctcaaaattgtactcaagtacagtatatttgtaaatgtacttagttgcTGTCCATCACTGTTTATCTGTCCTAAAAAGATTTCCAACACAAGACAGGGTTGCATCccgttttttttccatctttagATGAACATGCTTTACATGCAAAATGCAGTTTAGAGTCAAGCATCATATTGTTATCTGGTTTATCATCAACCATTCTGCTCCATTGTTAAAATGCAAAAGGGAAAGGGAAGCATCTCCTGCACAAAGACCTGTCAATCATGTTGTCAGTTGCATTATCTACTGGAAATCCACTTGGCTTAGAGGTCAACTGGAGAACCAAAGTGGTCTGAAGTGGCTCTCTGTGGTTAAATTGGTTTGCTCCAGTCCTGTTAACCTGTGTCCATGGGAATATTGGTCTTGTTAAGCTATACGAGTCAGTATGGACTCCAGTTATAAGAGAACGCAGGACAGCGAGAGGTCAGGTGAGGGCCAGCCAGTGGCATCCATTAAAAATCTGGAGACAAATAGCCTGTGGAGGAATGTTAGATTAGACTCATCTGAAGCAGGGTCCTCCTCATGCGGTTGTAATTAGAGCCAGAGTAAACGGAACTAAGCCTTGACATGGGCCCCAGCAGCCAGCCGGATCTGAGTCTGACTTTCCTTCACTGCCTTGGGCCTCCCTGACCCAATctagggctgtgtgtgtgtgtgtgtgtgtgtgtgtgtgtgtgtgtgtgtgtgtgtgtgtgtgtgtgtgttgcctccTTTAGTACCACTCCATGAGCAAGTATGGTCTTAACTGAATCAGATTTGTGGGGTAGTCTTGATCTTTTCTGTAGGCAGTCCAGTATAATGTAAAAGGATCAACagacagtttacatttgttttacatttctaaaatatcACCTCACATCTCTACTGACCCAGAACCAACTCATGGATGAATAATGATCCTACCAGGCTCCTGGGCCCAAGGGGTGAGGGCACCAGGTCCGGAGCGGCTGTTTGAAACGACTGATAACATTGCTTGTTGGGGCGCCCCAggagctcacctggtagagcgggtGACCCATATACTAAGGCCTTCTGCAGCAGCCCGGTTTTGAAACCAACCTGTGtccctttgctgcatgttgtcccccctctctccccctttccggTCTATCTTCAGTTATACTATGATTaatggcaacaacaaaaaaagtcccccaaaaaaaaacaaagcaagaaAAAACATTACTTGTTGGATAGTCAAtcaaaagaccacaaagagacagacaattatgcaaaacaacaacaaagaaacacaaaaactaCGACAGACACATAACGAgcatacaaagacacacaaagaatcgcaaaactactacaaacagaaacataacaacGACATGTAAAATACAGCTACACATTTTTATCACTTACAGACCATACCTGTGGTTTTGCATGTTGAAATCTGAAGCATGCCATAAATTCTTTGATTAATTTCCTTGGTTTTAGTTAATCAAAGTACAACTACAGCTAAACAAAGTCAGCGTGTAGAgacttgaaaacaaaaaacgaATCACAATGAACATTTCAttgccttttcttttcatcaaaatgatgttattattatttggcaATGCAGCAGCACAGACTGCTATGTAAACTTTGAGGCTGCCAAAAACAATTGCATTCATAACCTTTGTTGTGGGACCGTCAAACTGAGAAGACAAATATTAAGCAAACACAGACATTGTGAAAAGGATGACATACATTTGGATGTTACTTGTGTAATAAAGACTGCAGTGTGTCCCTGCTCGCAGCTGCGTCACCACGCAGCTATAATGCAACATTGTCAAAAGAAGGAGCTTAAAGATTCAATTTGATGGAATTAATTTCATGCTATACTGAATGAACTCAGTGCTAAAAGTAAGAAATCAGAGTACAAACGTATAATATGCCCTGGATGAAGTTTGGTTGTTTGAGCTATAAACATTAAAAACCACTGGTATGCTCCTTATATTCTTTGCACtcatcacaaacaaacactggcaATGTTTTCACCACAGCTGACCGTTTGAAATGatcctttttttgtgtgaacaggtgtgaatgtgttccTGAGGAAGATTGCAGTGACAGCGGCCTCCAGCCCGGCAGTGGAAATCACCCAGCAAGATGAGAGTCTGTCCATCAAGACATCCACCAGCGTCCGTACCACCCATGTCTCCTTCACCGTGGGTCAGTCCTTCAATGAGACCACAGTGGATGGACGTCCCTGCACGGTACACATTCCTGTATAATGTCAATGCATGCATAGCAGCATCTAGATAGCCACAGTTATGCACAGATGGAAATCATTTCGGTGCAACTCCAGAGTGAGTCCTGGTGATACTACATGGATCTGTTCTTCATCTCTTCATGCTGAGTGAGTGGTGAAGGACATACTTCCTGACAGACAAATGAATCGACATGCAGCGATCAACACACTTAGCTCCAGTTATGttgaaaaatacaaactttGCAATAACTTTATGGAGTCCAAAGCACATAAATGATTCATAGTTTTCTTCTTATGAATCCCTGCAGAGTTTTCCTAAGTGGGAAACCGACAGCAAGATCAACTGTGAACAGACTTTACAGAAAGGCGATGGGCCGAAGACGGCGTGGACCCGAGAGGTGACCAACGATGGAGAACTGATACTGGTAATTATTTTATGTACAGCACCAATACACAACTTTATAGAGAAGTGTatcagattttttaaaaagagagctttacaaaatatatttttaaataacaccCTTCATAAAGGGGTTGATTGAGAAATGCTTTACTCATGTTTTATATAGATCATTTATAAGAACAACTTTTAGGTCTCCAGGTAGTAAAATAGATCAAATAAGTCTACAGCCTTGCTAGCAGCTTTGTGAGCTACTTAAATTATACTACACATTTAGTTTTCCTGCTTTTTACCATTAGTTACCGCTTATAACCcatttataatgtgtgtgccctgatagaaaaagtaaaaactcttccctgttgttgctgtttttttcaGACAATGACTGCAGGGGATGTTGTCTGCACCAGAGTTTATGAGAGGGaatgaggaaatgttttcacCGTCATGCAATACTCCTGTTTTGTGCCTCATGCATGGTTTACATTTACTCgccttgttttcttcttcttcgtatTTCACCCAGCCAGACAGATGTTGGGAAGATCTCAAACAGTGCACTGTGTAGAAAAAGCCTTCAGTTTCCATCAATGTATGTTGGCACAGTAGTTGCTTTTATAACACCAAAGCTGAACTTGCTCTTTATGTATCTTATAGAAATGTCACACATTCCTTTTCTAAAAGCTGTGTCTAAATCCTTTTTCAATATGTTAATAAACTGTTTTATATGGAAGTACCATTTGATGATTCCTTTCCAAACACTCGTTCTTTATGTTGCCTCCTCCCATTCCCCTGCCGACCGTCTGCATATCATTTTACATCATTGTCCGCCATTCGTATTCTCCTGATTATTCCACACCCGTtcccctcctccatctttccatTTGCAGTCGAGTACCTTCTCCTCTGTGTGCTCTTGTGTCATCATAGCTCACTACAATATGTACTCAATTATCTTTAAAAACTCCCAAAGACAATTCATATTTGATAAACTCTGCTTTGAGGGACGTTTGGCAAAGACAAGAGGGAGTAAGGGAGCGGAAAGGAAAAtgagagggggaaagagagagagtggtcATGAGAAAGTTATTTCTTAGCATCGGGAGAGGTTATACTTTGTATGTTCCCCTCTCCAGCTGTACCTACTTACAGAATGAGCTCAATAAAAAATCCCCCACCCCTTTTGCTTTGCACCCAGGTACAAACTGTTAAGtggttttctcttttaaaaactAACCAGTAAAATactgaaaacagaaagagagctGAAAATAATGGATTACCAGTATTTACAGTCCCTACAGTCTGAGGCGGACTTCACCTTGCTGTGAAAAATGGACCTTGAAGGTCTCTCAGGCACTTCCTGAGGAGAGTGCTGCTGCGGTTCACAGTCTGGCAGTGATGGTTTTTccagttttttttaacagtgtGAAGGCAAGCGCCCCTCTGAAGTGCTTTCCAGTTTATACACAGTGTTGAGCAAGCCGCGGGAGGACTGGGCCTTGTCCAGGATGAACGTTCTCAATAGCCTCTGTGGGTAAAttcactcaagtaaaagtaccgatacaacaatgaaaacattttctattaaaagtaaaagtcctgcatttaatgttttcttacaGAATTCCTTTTAGCagaatttaattaaaatcatttgtTTCAACTATTTCATTGTTAGATTGTCAACACTGCTGCATGATGCATCATTGTAGCAGCTTGAGGTGCAGCTAGTTTGAACTACTTTACATACATTTAGGTAATCTtgtccagtggttcccaatctAGGGGTTGGACCCCTAAACGATCACAAGGTAAATCTGAAGGGTCATGAGGTAATTATCGGggcaggaaagaagaaaaaaaaggttctgCCACACAAAAttggattaattttttttatataggaaaatttgtacatttatttaaatgaaaccatgtgAGAGGTTTAGATGGGAAATGCCTCTTTGGTGGAACAAACCCGACCTGCTTTTTTGTGAGGTTTCACAAGACAAAAACGTTGGGAACCATTggtttaaagggatagtttgggacttctgaagtggggttgtatgaggtacttatctatagtcagtgcattacctacagtagatggcggtcggcacgcccccagtatggagaaacagacaggagtatcGGCAAAGgtgaacatttgttttaggTGGCTAAACTACAGAGAGAGCActcgtccacagcagtacattgctttgctgctgtgctggtactcctgtctgtcgGGCTCAAGCCGACCCGAACTATCCTTTTAATTGTTAatcatatattgtattttatacacTAGTtatatgtctttatttataaaatcttaatctgtaaaATAACTTGTAACGACAGCTGGCAAATAAATGCAGTGCGGTAAAAAGtagcagaaaacaaaaatgcagaAGTAAGAGTGGATTAACTGTACTGTATCAATGATCTGCATATAAAGTTTTTGTCTGCGTGAAAGAAAGTATGCATGGCTTGCACAACTACAGACATCATTTTTCGTGCTTTTATGTCTCCCAGGCAGAAAGTATGTTTTCAATGGCCTCAGTGAAAACCCATGTTATTGTGTAAGCACTCATCTAAACCGCAGCGCTTTAACTGCACTCTGGAGGAGATGGAAAGTTCCCTGCTATTTGCTTAATAAGAAAATtggcactgcacacacacacacatccaaataCATGAAATGCCTGATTCTGTCTAAATGACCCCTTTGACTTATAGTTGTTATAGCCTCATAGGAGCAGGCTAAACCACACGGTCCCTCCTTGTTAGCCGGGTCCTTTTCCACACTCAACTGTCAGTCAGTTCATTCCTCAGGCAGTGATGTCATGGAGCCTTTCATTGCTCGATGGACTGAGGAATGCTGTGGTTTTAGGACAGGGAGACACCCAGAGTCCAGCGCTTGAATCGGGTCCATCTGGACCAATCATGACATGGCAATTAGAGAAAATGATGAGTCACAGGAGTCAGCTGACAGACACACGCATAAACACAAATGACGCGGAGTCTGTGAGCAGGTTCAGTCAACACAACAGTTGATCTAAAGACACTTTCATCTCTAATTTGGCTGCTCATTCTTTGCTATTCATGTCATCTATTTCCAAGCATCTACATGTGATCACTGCTTCTTCATGGGTGTCCATATAAAAATGttgtaattaattaaacttTCAGTGGCAGTAATTTAAGCCGGACCAACCAAAACAGAAGTTCCACTTTCACCGTTGGACGTTAACTTTGGCCGTAACTAAggtttattttcatcatcaattCATCTGCTGATCAgtagtggaaagtaactaagtacattgactcaagtactgtacttaagtacaacttttacttttgatattttaagtatatttttgaTGTCAATACATTTGTGCTTTTACTTaggtaacattttgaatgcaaagcttttttttctgttattatcgttgacatttttattactattattattattattattattattattattattattattattattattattattattattattagcttatatttctacactgtggtattgctacttttacttaagtaaaatatctaaGTGCTTCTTCAACCACTGCTTCTGATTATGTTTTTACTTAATTAATCGTATGGTCtccacatttttttatttacagttgcataaaagcagcaaatgctCACATTGATGAAGTTGGATCAAGCTAATTATGTAATTAATCTGTTGCCAAGATACTCGATTAATTGACCATTTGTTTCATCTCTGAAAgactttgctttttgttttcccaTAAGTAAAAACAAACGCTTACATacatcagtggttctcaacctttttgaCTCTTAAcctcttaaaaacaaacatctgtaatCGTTGGACCTCTTGTCACAAGTTGCATACGTGAGCTCTcagcttttttactttttggatTGCTTTAAAGGCCTGAAAAGGTAAAACATTCAAGTGGAGAGCCTAAGGTTTCCAGAGATGCCAACTATGTCAAGCTGAATTTTagagaaatgcatttaaaatgatgcagaacatttccattttataaaagggtgcagccataaaaaaaaaaatacgcCGATTTTTCCAACCTTAAAGCTTCTTGAAGGGGAAATTAAAGAATACTGGAAGCAAAGTCGCTTGTGATCTTGTGACCCCTTAAGGCGGTCCTGACTCCCACTGATGTACATTATATTTCCATAATGCCCAACTcctatttatacatatatatttattgttaataaatgtGTGCCTATACGTGCATAAATAGCAGTAGCTCTGTTCATCAATAAGATGGTCCAGAAACGgttaatgtacagtatgaacaGGAGTGTGcgagtactgtatgtgtgcgtgaCAGTCTGACCTATGTAATGAAATCATATGACTACCCCTGTCGACTGCCCTAACCCATGTGACCCCATGTGACTTGTAGGAGAAGAGAATGAAAAGAGACCAGGCTGAATTGTACAAGGGCATTAGGCCATGATGTTAGTATAAACTAAAGGTGTAATCCTTTCTGCTGTTGCTCAATAGGTGACTGCAAGTGTCATATATGAGCAGTACAAAGAGAAACCTATGAAAATGTCCTTTAGGAAATGCACCCTTCGTACAAGCACAGACCAAAAACAACTCTAGGAAACTCACATGGAATAAATTCCATAAAAATAACAAGCAACAATGATACAAGAGGGATTTTTGATGTTAAAGTGCATGTGTccaatgtaataaataaatcacatttttgtttgttttactgcacCTGAACAGTTACCTGAGGTTCAAAATCCCACATTCCTCCTGAATCACAGTCAGCTGAGACAAAGAGAAGTGACGTAAACTATTCCTTCAAGACACAAGAGTGACATCTACTGGAAGAGGAAGAacgtttctttttaaaacaacaaaacatgaatattaACCAACAGTTACATAAACACCAGGCAAAGAATGAGATCAAACAGACATATATGTTTAGCCTCCAGCAAAATGTTAAGAGTGGAGTTAGGTGCCCAAATTAGGATTTGCATATTGAGTTTTTGTCAAAATTATTAGGTTTATAATTCACTGTGAGTTTAGTTGCCATTGTATGCTAAAAAGCCAATCAATGACAAATCTACACTGCACATTTGAGCAGTAAATCAATCAAATGCaagatgtatatttaatatgaatcattttaattagGATAATTTTAATTGTATAAGATaattgttttaacttttttcttcttttttatgttattaaccctttaacccctgtcttatttatactattattgtttgtatttctatatttttagaatacataaaaaaactaaattatgaTAATTATTTTTTGCGTATTTTAATTGGTttttgaaattgtgtttttaattcctAATACATCAAAATATCACAGCAAACTACAACTAAGACAGGACAAGCAAAATAAACGACAATAGAGACAAAAGGAATATAACAAAGATAGAGTGTTATCATCATATTATATAAACTAAATAACCccaaaaaaatatacataacgtatagcagactacatcacattatatatatattttttattttttttattaatctttaGCACATCAGGTTACTGTAACAAAAAGGGCCTCATATTTTCATGAAGGCCTAGATATCTAGACATCagctattattttcattaattgaTTCCCGAACAGAGGTGTCAAACaggcggcccgggggccaaaaccggcccgccaaagggtccaatccagcccgcgggatgactttgcaaagtgtacaaattagttgttttgatcataaagtaaaatactatattgttcagttccagatacctgtgacgaaatgttttgtgcctttgtagatacaatGTGATCTATAAGttttaatgcacatgtgtaaatgataaactgaggcataataatGTTGATATtgcatcttcttttcttttggcccctgaactaaaaggagtttgacacccctggcctaATAGCTCTCCATCTTTAGTTATCAAGTGTTTATAGAACCTGTAATACATGTTATACTGCACCAACAGATCTGGTGGGCATTCAGACCATATGAATTAATTGTATTACATTCttcattaattttattttttttacctttttttatttgttgacaGCGCACATGCCCGGCCACGCCTCCCCGTGTTCTCACGTGCTTCTCTGCCGCAGCAGCAGTCACATGACCGCGAGACTTCGGCTGGTTACTTCCTGCTCCACGGCTGTTTTTCCTGCGGGAGAAAATAACAAATCTGCTTTGGTGTAATCCGGACCCTGATAGTCAGGACTGGAGAGGAAACACCGAGGAATTCAACCATCAACCTGCACGTTACCGTGTTCACCTGTTAGCTAAACTGCGGGGAGATGACCACCGGAGGGGCGGGTTGCTAGTTGACTGGATAAACCGACTAACACCGCCCGCCCTTTCGaattacaaaagaaacaaacgCATCTTCTTTATCTGCTAGAAGAGACACCGCTACTGCTTTGTGTTCCTCTCCGTGACTAACGTTAACATTAGCACCGAGCGGTGGCTTATTGACGTTAGCTCTCCTTTCCCAAACAACCCGCCATCGATATGTCAAAATACACAAGCTTTCCAGAGCCGATGGACGACCCCAACCCTTTCCAAGTGGgtgaaatgaaatattaatctAATATATTAGTCTGTGTCTGTACAGTCTGGgatgttgtgtttgatgtgtggacGTCACTGATGTTGGCTCTGTGTAATTGCAAGCGTGTTGTTGCTCATGTGACGTGTGGCTTTTTATCTGGGCCTTTCTGTCCTCCTTTTAGTCTTTGCACACTTGTGGCTACTATTATTGACAATGAATACATCAGTAGAAGCAAGTCAGGTTCGTTGAATGAGGATTATTTTTCCAGCAGACcaagttacatttatttctgtgcTAATTTAACCATAAaccatttgttttttgtctgctAGGACCCTGCAGTGACTcaacacagcagcaacacaggATATGCCACACTGGACCTTTACAACCCTTTTGATAATACTACTGGGGTGAATATGATTTCTTTCTTATCTGTGAGATGATAGGGGATAATTGCtgataatgtactgtacagatAATGTGAAACATCAGTCTGCTTAAGTGTCTTGCCTTgccttgttttccttttgtgaggaaaataataattagtctCTGAGATTTAATGATTGATTTTTACATTATTCtggtgtttattttgttttttcctattgacttttatttatttagttttagtttttttttgtcttgctaaattatattttataacattataTTGTTTTCTAAGTGAAGCATCACTTCGGGCTACATGTTTGTATCAAATGtgctacataaataaagtatatactttatttatttatattatttttatgtttttataattacaatattattcAGTATCTAACATAGTTTCAAATACTGCATGCCTACATCATCCATTTATGTTAATCTGAAAAGCCCCCATTTTAAGATTTGTGACAAACTGAAAGAACTGGCTTCCAGTTTACTGTGAGGTAATCTGAATGAATAAAAGTTAATATAGCCATGTGTAAGCAGAAATGTAGCCAGATAATCAGACTGAATGGCCTTTTAGTTAAATGTTTAATCCAATAGTTTGTAGCTTTTCTATTCAGATGTCTGTTGTGTTAGTTTGTCTGTCAGAGATGGCTGCATGTTAAGGGTTGTAAAAACTACTGAATAAACTCTCATCTTAAAAgtgaatttgaacattttacattttcagataaAGTAACTGAATGCATTTAACTTTGTAAATCTCTGCGGTGCTTCAGTAGTGTGATAATCAGACTGAAATGCCATTGTGTTTCACTTCCTTCATTCATTCTATTTGAATCGCTGAACAAATTGCAGATGGTGACAGTTCAGTTGTCTGGAGTCAGGCAAGAAAAACCTTGAGTAATAAAACTGCTCCCCCAACTTAACGCCTTTTTTATGTCAGCTGATCTTGTGCTTTAGTGGTGTAATATATCAACTGacgtaacattttaattaaaatagcCCAAACCGGTTGACATACAGTAAGGCTGGAGAGTTACGCTGCCCGGCTCGTTATCCAgccttaaaggcacaatgagtggGATTTGTCGGTTGTGGTTTGTAAACTCAACATTCAAAGTTAGCTCCAGCAGCCGACCCCAGATTCACATCCAGCAGACGtcagggtctctgcagatacagacggCGCCGCACATTTCTAGTGGGTCATAAGGGATGATTGAGAGAGATTCTTTCGGTTTTGAGTCCATACATTGTTTTTAGTCGTACTCATTGTGCCTTCACTGAGGACTGGATTGTATACACATGTAATTCATTCTTTATGTCCTAAAATGTTCATCAAAAACTAAGTCATTGCCATGAAAGCAGACATGAAAGAAGAGCTGAAATATACACCTTGCTTTGCTAAAGGCATCTTTATAAAGTGTTTCTGTTGCTAGGAAACAGCTTGGGTTCATGTGTACTTCTGGACAGCTGTTGATATTGGCAAATACTGAACTACAAGAACTACatttggacttgttttgaagCTGAACTAGTATTTGTAAATCTGTGATCGCGAACGCCTCATGCCCACAATGACTGATGACGTATGAGTTGGGAAACGTTGGGAAGGTCtcaaaaactgaaagaaagaaattgattCAATCGTTTTAAACTCTTAGCATCAGTAAAACTCCCCTTTTGGCATTATCCTTTTTGTTAATGCcacattattgtattgtaacTGCAGTATTAAGCTTTTTATGTGAAGCTACActagatttaaaaataacaactttCAGTGCAAGGCTGGTGAAATTGAAATATAACTATTTTTGATCAAATACAGTTAttatgatatagatataatatcgAATATATTGCCTAACACT
This region of Cottoperca gobio chromosome 11, fCotGob3.1, whole genome shotgun sequence genomic DNA includes:
- the crabp2b gene encoding cellular retinoic acid-binding protein 2b, with protein sequence MEMEKKTTDFSGKWKMKTSENFEELLKALGVNVFLRKIAVTAASSPAVEITQQDESLSIKTSTSVRTTHVSFTVGQSFNETTVDGRPCTSFPKWETDSKINCEQTLQKGDGPKTAWTREVTNDGELILTMTAGDVVCTRVYERE